One segment of Pseudomonadota bacterium DNA contains the following:
- a CDS encoding glycosyltransferase, with the protein MVSVVITTHNRRAYLKQAVLSVLDQDYKDKEVIVVDDGSTDNSLEEIKGLPVRYVWKLNGGISSARNTGIRVSNGEYIAFLDVDDLWKKGKLSKQMELMEKQDVLISYTDEIWIRNGRRLNQKLRHKKYSGYIFEQCLPLCIISPSSALIKREVFERIGLFDESLPVCEDYDMWLRISSQYPILFIEKPLIVKRGGHEDQLSKKYEAIDRFRIQSLVKILSSNTLDKDNRVKAVAELKKKCQIYIKGAQKRGRMEEAEYYIKLLEVVNSEQLYLGVLKRGEKWTG; encoded by the coding sequence ATGGTATCAGTAGTAATAACAACTCACAATAGAAGGGCTTATTTAAAACAAGCCGTTCTTTCTGTATTAGATCAGGACTATAAAGACAAAGAAGTTATAGTAGTTGATGATGGTTCCACTGATAATTCCCTTGAGGAGATTAAAGGGTTGCCGGTCCGGTATGTATGGAAGTTAAACGGGGGCATAAGCAGTGCCCGCAATACAGGCATAAGGGTTTCAAACGGTGAGTATATAGCATTTCTTGATGTGGATGATTTATGGAAAAAAGGCAAACTCTCAAAACAGATGGAATTGATGGAGAAGCAGGATGTCTTAATCTCATACACAGATGAAATCTGGATAAGGAATGGAAGGAGATTAAATCAAAAATTGAGGCATAAAAAATACTCAGGCTATATCTTTGAACAATGCCTGCCTCTTTGTATAATAAGCCCATCCTCTGCGTTAATCAAAAGAGAGGTATTCGAGAGAATAGGCCTTTTTGATGAATCTTTACCTGTGTGCGAGGATTACGATATGTGGTTGAGGATTTCCTCTCAATATCCAATACTATTTATAGAAAAACCTTTGATTGTAAAAAGGGGAGGGCATGAAGACCAACTTTCAAAAAAATATGAAGCTATCGATCGATTCAGGATACAAAGCCTGGTTAAGATACTGAGTAGTAATACACTGGATAAAGATAATAGGGTAAAGGCTGTGGCGGAATTAAAGAAAAAATGCCAGATTTATATAAAGGGGGCACAAAAAAGAGGAAGGATGGAAGAAGCAGAATATTACATCAAACTTTTAGAGGTAGTGAACAGTGAACAGTTATATTTGGGAGTTTTAAAAAGGGGGGAGAAATGGACGGGATGA